The Penicillium oxalicum strain HP7-1 chromosome V, whole genome shotgun sequence genomic interval TCTCCCGTTGGCATCCAGGAGCCTACACTGGCCCGTGAGCATTGATCCTCGACACAGCGCTCCTGTCTTAGTATATGTTACTCAGGGGGGCATACCTTGCCTCCATATTTGGGACCAGTCTTCCAACCGAGCCGGTTTCGTCACACTCTGGATATGGGAACATCGTTGACGCGCAGCAAGACTCGGTCATACCCCAGCCCTGTGTAAGCGGCACATCCGGTCCAAGTAGACTTTTTGCCTTCGCCTGCATTTCCCGGGACAAAGGAGCCGCGCCACAAACGACGTTTCTCAAGCTGCGGAGCGCGAAGCGATTTTGAGGGACGGATGCGACCATGGCATGAAGAATTGGTGGAACAACAATGAGATCGGTAATAGCAAACCTATCTATCATCTTGAGGTAGCGGTTGATTTCAAAGCGGCTCATGATATACATTTTGATTCCGGAACGAAGAGCTCCAATGTGTACCAAAGGAGCCATCGCAGCGTGAAAAATAGGAAGAGCGACGAGAAATGACATCTACCTCATTGTAATCATCTTAGCTTTCACGAAAATTCAGAACTGGCAAGTCATAGGCACTTACTTGATACGGTCGCGGATGCGCCTCAAATACCAGGGAATGCTGTGCAAGCAAATTGTGGTGTGTGAGTTCCACTGCCTTGGGAAGCCCAGTAGTCCCACTGCTGAAGAATCGGGCCGCGGTGGTCTTTTTCGGCTCACGTGGACAAACCCAATCGGATGGGTCGTAATTCAAAAGGGTCTTCCAGGATCTCATTTTCAGAGATTTTATCATACTCTCATCCGAGTGGTATACCCAGATATTCTTCACGGGTATGTCAAGCTTTTCGGCCACGTCCAAGAGAGATCTAGCATGTTCGAACTCGACGATGACGAATCTGGCGTGCGATGTCCGTAGATGATGCTCCAATTCGAGGGGTCGGTAGAAGGGGTTTGTGCCCGTGAATACCCCGCCTGCCCCGATTATTGCGAGAACAAACAGGGTATAGTGAAGCTTAACACACCATGAGCCTCGACGAAAGAGATGTCTGACACTCCTATATTCGGATAGACTCACATTATTTGCTGCATGAACTGCGACGCAGTCATGCGTCTGTAACCCAGCTGCCCGAAGACCCGTAATCAGACGACGAACGAGGTTTCTTGCTTGGATGAATGAGACTGTTCTCACTGGGTCTGTAGTATCAATGTATATCTATGATTATTATAGCGTCAGTATTTAACAAGTTCAGACTGAATTGGAGGAAAAACAGACAGGTTCATTGGTATTGAATTGCTTGGGCTCCGTGAAAATGTATGAAAGAAGATCCTTCTTCGACAAAGTTACTTGTCGATCTGCAGACACAATCATTTTTGAGGGATAGGCAATGAATCGTTCTAAGCGAAATGAATAATTATGCTTGCATCAAATCGGCACACTGGTATTGAAAGCCATTCACGAAAAGAGCAAATCTTTTGAGCACCCGTAGGTAGAAATGAAGAGAGTAGCTCACGGCACGTAGAAATTCAGAGGTAAGATGGTGAGAGTGTTCACAAAGCTAAGCCAGGAAGTAAATATCTTAAGTCAATGTAGGGAAGAGGTCGTATCACGAAGAGAATTAAATAGGGAGACAGGATTCAGGATGCACGTTTAGCTAGCACAACAAGCAACGTGATCTATCAGGCACTTAAATCAGAAAGAACCTCGTTGTGAAAAGAGAGTATGTATTAAATATCTTAGCTACTGCTAATAGCTCTCCCAAAATCTTCCTGAAGTGGGATGTACTCTGTGTTCGAACAGCTAAGCTCTAAGGACGCTTCACACCGCTATATGAAATCACCTGACAGGATGCACGCGGTCAAACTCAAACTCAAACTTTAAGTACCCTAGCGGAGCTTTCTTTATGATTTCTTtatgatttctttttctagtttttgttttgttttaTTATTGTTGTAGTATATATGCGTTTTTTTCCTACTTCATCACAGAAATATAGCCGGCTAAGATGTGAAGGTATAGACATATGCGCAAGTCAATAAAATTCACAAATTCTAACTAGTGGTGTCTAAAAATGATAGCTCATATAGATTGGTACAATCAATAGCTAGAAGTTGCCCAGATTAGTTTAATGAATTACCTCACGTAGCCGCGATTTGTGAGCTAGCACAGAGGTATTGCACAAATATAGGTCTGCGGTCTTTAATCAATCTAGGAGCATAGAATCTATCTCGTCAGCATACATGCCTATTAAGACCTAGCCTTCTGTTTGGACCAGAAAAGGATTTCCTTTAAGACTTTTGGCTTCAGAGATTCCCTAAAAATAATTTACCTTGGTTTCAGAATTTGAAGCGGTCGAGTTTAAATGCATAATATCGGACGTGATGTCCAGAGATGATGCATATTTCACTCGAAAAACGACTTATCGCAGAACCACAATGATTGTGCTCTCATGCCTCGCTCAGGGCTAAATCTTCCCCTAAGTCTGAGTTCCAAACTCATCTCGCAGTCAATTATAGAACGACCATATTTCTCTCGGGTGACCTCCTATCACTTTGTTTTGTaagaggacgaggatcaCTAGGCGTAGAACAGAAATACTCTCCACGGTGCCTGATATATATGAGATATACACATATTACATACAATCATACGACACGTCGCTATAACATCCATGTTTGGAACTGACTCCAGAGACGTGTTTTCTTCTGGACACGAAAAGAAGTCAATCAGAAATGTACGCTTTTGAGACAAAAAACAATACCCGAGGTCACCTTGCGTCAACTGAAGTGCTTTCACGCGATGGAGTTTAGTCAGGTAAAATTCCAAACTTGTATTGATGTAAATCCACTGTTTTCACAATTCCCTAGTGACCCCCTCCATAACAGAGCTGAATAGTAACATAGCATATGTTGCTAGTGTATAGTAATACTTGTATGTAAGCCTATCGGCCTCTTTCCAACGCATCATTATTAGGCgcacagcaacaacagccaTTGTCTCTAGGTGAATTACGGCGAGAATAAAAATCTCAGTCGGCATGTTGTAAAACGAATGACTACATTCTGCTCGGGCTCGCAGAATGTTGATCACCATCATTATGATCATTCCGGTGGCAGTTGCTACCCGAAGGGTCAAATGGTGTCTTGGGCCGATGAGTAATGGCAGGGTACGTCGCCCAGTGGCCCTATCACCCTCCATATCGTGGAATTCTTGAACATGAATAGTCAAGACTAGCCACCAGAAGAGCAAATAACCCAGTGAGGTATCCGCCAGGTAGTCTGGGTAGAACCTTGTGAGGAAAGCGTCCAAAAGACTCAGTTGGATAATAGCGCCCACAGCAGTGAACAAATTGCGAGCGGCCCAATGATCCAACTTTGGCCAGACATAAAACACAAGTACCCAAAGCTCCCATATAATCATCATTGTAGCAGCAGATCCATTGACCATGAAATGAGCCACGACCGGAAAGGAAGTCCAGGTCAAGAACCATCGGGCATAGGCACTTTCAATGGAGAGTCTTCCCGACACGATAGGACGATCAGGTTTATTGAtggcatcttcttcaacgGAGAAGGCTTGATTGGCAATGTCAAATGCGTAAGAAAACGCAAATGTCATCATGGCCACACCCGGAAGGAGCCTCGCAAAATTCTCGAGGGAAATGCCAACGCTGAGAGACCGGGCCGAGAAACACACCGCTGAGTTTCCACAATGAGCAGTCCAATTGCTGCtgaggagagagagtgtgATGTTTATCTCATTAAGCACGATGGAATAGCCGGTCACACTGAGATCCATAAGTTTTGTTGTTAGCACAAAAAAGGAACCCCTGAGGGCGTAGaatgcaaaagaaaatgtCGGAAACTCACATCgcggagagaagaggatcctgtttcttgactttctccaTTTTCAGAGAAACCATGGGCCTGGTTTAACGGATGTGGAATGGAGGATGCAAATGTCGGCAGATTCCCCAGGATCTAAGTAGTAATCCGGGAACTATTTGAGGATCAAGAAGAGGGTTCTGTACAAAAGCCATATCCCTATGGACAACTGGATATTCGGTGGGCAGAAGGGCCAATGCAAGAAAATTTCATTCATCACTCGGATACTTTCGAAACTCTGACTGGCCGAAGACTTCGAAGTTACACAAACATACTTTAAAGCATCATTCTAGTAGGGTGTAAAATATTGGTGCATGGTACTGAAAGAGTTTCCGATGGACAACTTTGCAAGTGCAGAGAAACGTGACCGGATCATAGTCATCTTAAACAGGTAATGTGGAGACGCTTGAGGTGGAGAATATTGTATCTGCATTAACAATATGCGTCTGGAGGGGCTCGATCTTCTTTCAACAGAAAAACCACATACCTGGAAGCGTCACATTCTCCTGGCCCATGCATACACGATTCAGGATAAGGTGATGCTCACCTTGCGTAATGCTTGAATAGACCCCGATCCCTGAGTGACCAAAAGAGCCACCATCCTTCGGTGCGATCTAAGAAGAAAGATTCATTCCTTCACAAGAAATTGAAAATCGACAGGCCAAGCACAAGCGGAAGTAAGGTCCTCATACTTTTGGGTGTTCAGGTCCAAAAATGTAGCGCGCAAAAGCCAGCGCTGCAATGGACCTAGGAGATCCCGATAGAGATCTAAGCACCTGAATACATTCTCTTGGTTCTACCCAGATACTTTCCCAAACATGAGCTGAATTTTCCTGACTCATCGCAAATATACCCACCCGGGCACCGGTCCACAGTGGGGGGATTGAAAGATAATCCAGTGGGTGCAACGGTAGAATATAAAAAGAAATCAATAATCTCGGTCGAGAGTGAAGTCTTGAACTCTTAAGGAAACCATTTAATTCGGTTTCATTCCCAAGAGCTACCTAATAAAGTGTGGTGCGGACCCTGCGAAGCATGGCTCCCTATTACGATGGATTGGGTGCCTTTCTATTTCGGCAACTCTTCTGGACCATTCCCGAACCACCACCAGATCGCCTCGATGGACAGAGAATCTTAGTGACCGGAGCAAATGCAGGAATCGGTTACTCTCTCACGCTGATGCTAGCTAGGAGGGGTGCTGAGGTAGTCATGGCAGTTCGTTCAGTCGCCCGAGGAGAGGAAGCGAGAAACGAAATCTGTCGCGAAGTCCCGGAAGCTCGTATATGCGTGCGACATTGTGACCTTGCCGATTTCCTGTCAGTCAATACTTTCCTCGAGGAACTAAAAAGTGAGAGGTCGCAGTTTGACTTGGTAATTCTGAATGCTGGCGTGTGGTGCGCTGAGCGTCAAGACTCGGTGGATGGACATGATATGACCCTGCAGGTTTGTGTAATTCTCCGTCCGCGTGAGTGATCAATGTGATGAAGGTGGGTCTTTAAACGAAACTCAAATTAACCAGACTGAAAAGGTCAATGTCTTGGCCAACGCTCTGTTAGCCTCCTCATTACAGCATCTCTTACGGTCCACATTGGGCAACCCTTCTCGCATGGTCTTCGTTACGTCAGAAGGACACGCAATGGTTCCATCCGACTTCGCTCAAGACGAGAAATTGCTGGCGCGATTCGCAATTCAGCCCTATTCAACGAGCTTTGACCACTATCAGCATTACTATCTTTCGAAACTTTTCGGTCTCCTGTGGGCCCTGGCCTTTGCCCGGCGTGTGGATCCGGAGAAAGTCTCCATTGTGTTGGCGTCCCCAGGGCTTTGCCACAGCAATTTATTCCGAGACGTTCGCTCAGTACCTAGCAATTTCTTGGCGTGGTGCTTCGCAAGACCCAGTTCAGATGGTGCTCGAATTCTTCTCACTGCTGCACTCGCATGTCCACAGCGAGCTTCCATCTACCCTGGAGATACCTACTTCAGCCAAGGCCGTGTTGTCCCGTAAGTCCTGCCTCCTCATATCTTTGCTACCGATTAAAGATGACATACTTATCAATTAGGGTCTCGCGCTTCGCTTCTGCACCCGCGGGCATTGTCTGGCAAGATAAGCTGTGGGATGAAGTCGCACAATTACTGGAGCCTTTCAAAAACAACATTTGATGAAATGCACTAGTGCTACGTTGGCCCTTCTGTAGTTTGGAGATTTGTGACACATTGTGGCCCCGGAAGAGAGACGCAGCAATAAAAAGCTAGAAACGAATTGTGCAATTGGCTTGTTTGACAGATTCTATCTAAGTCTGTCAGGGTGGCGGCAGAATGACAGAACAAATATCAAAGAGTTTGAGAAAGTGGATGATTCGTTCAAGCTCTATCGTTtgatcaaattgaagatTAAAGACCCTTGCCTTCACCTCGATGGCAATCATTATACCTCCCGAGAAGGTGACCTCAGTTGGCTCTTTTAATATAGCACACTGAAGCCCTCATATGTACTTGGCATCGTCTACAGGTCTGCTTCCTACTCTGTGGGAATTCACCCCCAGCAAACATTTGCAGAACAAATTCGACTTACACCAAGAGCTATCTCTCGGCAATATAGATTATCCTTTCCGAATAGGTGTTTAGCTGTTCACGATTGACCCAAGTAGGAAAGTACTTTGTGGAGTGCCGAGCAAAAAGGATACATGCATGAGATCTGACTCTGCGCATATGTGACTGGTCCATTCTGATTGGGCGCACTAATTTTTTATCCATTTAAAATTAGGAAATACGATTTCACCGGAATTAAtcgccttttcttctcgaatGGAACCAAAGTTTTAGAAGGTTCTCCATTGATTTCTCTGCATAACGCTGCATTTACAGCTAGAGCATTCCTTTCTGGCCTATATATAGCGCCCAAAGATCTCCCCTCTGCAATAGAAATCCtgctttcttcccctccttgCTTGCCGTCACTAAAAACTTAGTTATGCAGAAAATGCTAAAGGAAAATCTAGTCATACCATAGCGGGATGTAATGATAGGTTCCGGAGATACGTTGCGGCATTGCAGAATCCGATTCTCTTATGCATGCAGGCACCGCAGAATTGAGATTGTGGATCCGAAGTCAGATGACTCCATCATTTGCCTTGCCTGCATCTTGTCTATTTCCATACCTCTCAATTTCTTCACCTCACCGCAATTTGATTAGCAAGACCGGAATCGGATCATTCTTGGTTGACGTAAGACACGTTCTGTTTACCGTATAAATGAACGATGAATCAAGGATACACATCACCACAAGAGCAAGTACCCATTCGTCCGTTGCCTAGCTTACCATATCTGGCCTTGCCAATCTACGCAAAGCGACCAGGTAGATTGCAGCCATGAGCACAGCGTTCTTTTCTCCAATGACCCTCACGACTATCGATCATATGATGCCAATCTGCTATATCACATTCATCTACACGTTGAATGCGAAAGACGTCGATCAAGGGATAGAGATCCTTAGAGGAGCTATCAATCGTTTAGTAGAGGACTGTCCCGTTCTCGCAGCTAACGTAGGTCGTGCCAGCGCAGCTGAAGATAATCGGAAAAATGTGCTGGAGATTCAACCCTCGTCGAAGGAGACACTCGTACAGTACCCACTGTTGCAAGTCAGTCGACATCAAGCTCAGTCGACTATAGGGCACTCCCCAAAAGATCATCTGTCGGACGAGAGAAGTTTCTTTGCACTGCACCCTTCCATAGCTAGGCACTTCCCATGTCCTATCATCCGTTGGCGGGCTACTGTTGTTTCCGATGGAATACTTGTGGCCGTAACCTTTCATCACTCCGTTCTAGATGCAGGTGGCTTCTACACAGTACAAGATGCGCTGGCCCGTATATGCCGGAACATTAGTGAACCAAACCCGGATCCCAATCTCAGAAATGCTCTCCACGAAGGCCGGACTCGTCTCAATGCAATTAGATTGAGGGGAGATCCTATGAAAAGTCGCCACCGAGAGCATGAATTAGTTGGCCGCATGGCTGACTTTGACCTGCCACCTCCCTTGGTCAGCGAGCGAATCACACTTCAATCCCAGAAAATTCAATATTTACGGAGATGGTGCAGCACCTCCTATACTGCCAACACTCATGCAAAGCAGCCAAGCGAAGACCTGACATCCAACGACGTGATATCTGGTCTGCTTTGGCAGTGTATCACAGCCGCGCAGTGGCAGAAAATGGCAACATGCGATCATTCAGAGAGCTCTTTGGTGCTGATCAGCGACGTGCGTCACAAGTTGAGACCTGGAGTCCCAGCTTCCTACCTAGGAAACTGCATTGTTCAGAAATTGGTGAAAATGAAGGCAGAGTTACCGCCGGCAGATTTGCAGTCTGGGAAAGAGGCATTACTCCAGGAGCTCCAGCTTTACGCAAGAAGCGTCAGCAAGGCGTCGAAGAAGGTGACGGATAATTTCGTGAAGACTTTGATGCTGCAAAAATACGAGGCAAGGAACTGGAGCCCTCGATTCATGCAAGGAGATGTGACATCAACGAGCCTCCGACGGATGCCCATCTACAATCTCGACTTTGGATCCGTCCTTGG includes:
- a CDS encoding Phenylacetyl-CoA ligase epaB; amino-acid sequence: MIVSADRQVTLSKKDLLSYIFTEPKQFNTNEPIYIDTTDPVRTVSFIQARNLVRRLITGLRAAGLQTHDCVAVHAANNLHYTLFVLAIIGAGGVFTGTNPFYRPLELEHHLRTSHARFVIVEFEHARSLLDVAEKLDIPVKNIWVYHSDESMIKSLKMRSWKTLLNYDPSDWVCPREPKKTTAARFFSSGTTGLPKAVELTHHNLLAQHSLVFEAHPRPYQMSFLVALPIFHAAMAPLVHIGALRSGIKMYIMSRFEINRYLKMIDRFAITDLIVVPPILHAMVASVPQNRFALRSLRNVVCGAAPLSREMQAKAKSLLGPDVPLTQGWGMTESCCASTMFPYPECDETGSVGRLVPNMEARLLDANGRPISTHNTPGELYIRGPTVTPGYYDNPMANKATFDADDWLRTGDIATYNFETRKWYIIGRRKDMIKVQGFQVSPSEIEAVLLMHPGVEDVAVVGIVGVGCERSRSEQPRAYVVPLPGDKTISEESLRLYVAERLSKYKHLSGGVEFVDAIPRNASGKILRQNLSRGGIKLDGTQAADGIVSKI